In Streptomyces sp. NBC_01231, the sequence GTATCTCAGGGCGCGGCACTGCGACGACTGGCTCGACGACTCCTTCGTGATCACCGAGCTGCACGTCCACCCCCGCTACCAGAACCGCGGCATCGGCCGGTCGCTGATCACCACGATCACCGACGACGCCGCCGAACCCCGCTCGATCCTCTCCGCGATCGACACCGACAGCCCGGCCCGCGGCCTCTACCACTCCCTCGGCTACCAGGACCTCGCCCGTCAGGTCCTCTTCCCCAGCGCCCCGAAGCCGTACGCGGTGATGGGCGCCCCGCTGCCGCTCCGCAGGCGGTAACGCGCAGCCGAATCGATTTCCAACGGGATGGACCACCCGGCTAACCTCCTGCCAACACCCTTAATCAGCAGGAGTACGGAAACCATGGCGAACGCACCGGTCCAGCGCATGTCCCAGTTGATGGCGAAGACGCTGCGCGACGACCCGGCGGACGCCGAGGTCCTCAGTCACAAGCTGCTCGTCAGGGCCGGCTACGTCCGCCGTACTGCCGCCGGTCTGTGGAGCTGGCTGCCGCTCGGCAAGAAGGTCCTCGCCAACGTGGAGCGGATCGTCCGCGAGGAGATGGACGCGATCGGCGCCCAGGAGGTGCTGCTCCCCGCGCTGCTGCCCCGCGAGCCCTACGAGGCGACCGGCCGCTGGGAGGAGTACGGTCCCGAACTGTTCCGCCTCCAGGACCGCAAGGGCGGTGACTACCTCCTCGGTCCGACCCACGAGGAGATCTTCACGCTGCTGGTGAAGGACCAGGCCTCCTCCTACAAGGACCTGCCGGTCATCCTCTACCAGATCCAGCACAAGTACCGTGACGAGGCCCGCCCCCGTGCCGGCATCCTGCGCGGCCGTGAGTTCCTGATGAAGGACTCCTACTCCTTCGACACGGAGGACGAGGGCCTCGCCCAGTCCTACGCGCTGCACCGCCAGGCGTACCAGAAGGTGTTCGAGCGTCTCGGCCTCGACTACCGCATCTGCGCCGCCACCGCGGGCGCCATGGGCGGCTCGAAGTCGGAGGAGTTCCTGGCCCCGGCAGGCGCCGGCGAGGACACCTTCGCCGACTGCCCGAACTGCGACTTCGCGGCCAACACCGAGGCGATCACGTACGAGCTGAAGACGGTGGACGCCGACGGCGTGGCCGCGCTCGAGGAGATCCCGACCCCCGACACCCCCACCATCGAGACCCTCGCCGCGCACCTCGGCGTCCCCGCCTCCGCGACCCTCAAGAACCTCCTCGTGAAGGTCGACGGCGAGATCGTCGCCGTCGGAGTGCCCGGTGACCGCGAGGTCGACCTGGACAAGGTGGAGGCGCACTTCGCGCCGGCCGCGGTCGAGCTGGTCACCGCCGAGGACTTCGTGGGCCGCCCGGAACTGGTCCGCGGCTACGTCGGCCCGCAGGGCCTGGAGAAGGTCAGGTACATCGCCGACCCGAGGGTGGCGCCCGGCACCTCCTGGATCACGGGAGCCAACAAGGAGCACACGCACGCGAGGAACGTGGTCGCGGGCCGTGACTTCGAGGTCGACGCGTACGTCGACGTCGTCGTCGTCCAGGAGGGCGACCCCTGCCCGAAGTGCGGCACCGGCCTCAAGCTGGACCGCGCCATCGAGATCGGCCACATCTTCCAGCTGGGCCGCAAGTACGCCGACGCCCTCAAGCTCGACGTCCTCGGACAGCAGGGCAAGCCGGTCCGGGTGACCATGGGTTCCTACGGCATCGGCGTCTCCCGCGCGGTCGCCGCCCTCGCCGAGCAGACCGCCGACGACAAGGGCCTGTGCTGGCCCGCCGAGGTCGCCCCGGCCGATGTGCACGTCGTCGCCGCGGGCAAGGCCCTGCAGACGGAGCTGGCGCTGGAGGTCTCCGAGAAGCTGCGCGCGGCCGGTCTGCGCGTCCTGGTGGACGACCGGGCCGGCGTCTCCCCGGGCGTGAAGTTCACCGACTCGGAGCTGATGGGCGTACCGCAGATCCTGGTGGCTGGACGGCGTGCCGCGGACGGTGTGCTGGAGCTGAAGGACCGCCGCACCGGTGAGCGCGAGGAGCTGACGGTGGACGAGGCGATCGCGCGCCTCACCACCGCCTAGAGAGACCTTCTCGCTCGTCAAGTCCTGGACCACCGTGGACTGAACGTCAGCCACAGCGCCGGGGGTTCCTCCGCCGGAACCCCCGGCCCGGCCAGGCAACGCCCTCCGTCGAGCTCATGCCCCACCTCGGACTGATCGCCCACTGCCGGTCCGCCGTGTGGCGCGGCAGGCCCCGGCGCGGCCCGCCGAGGCAAGGCGTCCCGAACCCGTCAGAGCCGCCCTAGAGCCACCCGGCGAACTCCAACAACAACTCCGCGTCCTTGGGCCGCCCCACCCGAAGGGCCCGCACCCCGGACTCCACCGCCCGGAACAGCGTCCAGCCCCGCAGCCGCTCCTGGTCCACGTCCAGGGACTCCGCGAGCCGCTTCACCCGCCGCCGGGTCGTCGCCGCGCCCGACGGTGAGGCGATCAGGTCCTCCACCCGGTCCCGCACCAGCCGCGCCAGATCGAAGGCGCACTCGCCGACCACCGGATCGGGCCCCACGGCCAGCCACGGCATCCGCTCCCCGGCGAGCACCTTGCTCTGCCGGAACGTCCCGTGCAGCAACCGCCGTTCGGGGGGCGCGGACAGCAGGTCCGCACGGGCCGCGAGCGCCGCGTCCACCAGCGGAGCCACCTCCGCGTCGGCGGCGGCACTCGCCCGCATCGCCCCGGCCTGCCGCCCGGTCCGCTCGGCCACCGTCTCGAACGCATGGTCGCCCGGCTCCACCCACAGCCGCCGCAGGGCCCCCGCCGCCTCCAGCAGCGCCTTCGCCTCCGGCAGCGAGCGCACCGACACATCCGGATGCAGCCGCTCCAGGAGCAGCACACCCTCTGCCGTGCGGGGTTCGAGCAGTTGAACAGCGCCCAGGCCGTCCCACCGGACGAGCGCGGCCCGCTCGCTCTCCGGACGGGCCCGGGGCGGGGCCAGCTTCAGTACCGCGGGAGTCCCGTCCGGCCGCCGCACCAGCACCACCAGGCTGCTGCGCCCGCCGGGCACCTGCACCCGCTCCACGGTCGACTCGCCCAGCGCGACGGCCTGTCGGGCCGCCTCGGGCAGCTTCTCCAACCAGCCGTCACCGTCCGGTGCCGTCTCACCGAGCGCCCTCACCAGACGCGGCGGCGGTTCGAAAGCCATGCGCGAGCCGTTCCCTTCCCGTACGAACCGAGCCGTACGCCGTACGCGTTACGCAGTACGCGTTACGCGGTGGGCGTCGCCGAGCCGAAGCCGACGTTCAAGCGGTCCCCGCCCGCTCGGCCAGCCCAGGGAAGGCTACGCTCTCGCCGCGCCAGCGCACCGCCCGCACCGCCGCCTCGCGCAGCGCCTCGGCCGCCGTGCCCCGCCGTTCGCCCGTGGCCGCCCGCACCAGATCGGAGTACACCCCGGCCACCCGGTCCTCCAGATCGGCCGCCAGCCGCACCGCCGAGGCCGGGTCCGGCACCGGGAAGGGCAGTGCGTACGCCGCCGCCGCGGACACCGGAGTGCCGTCCAGATCCCGCACCTCCCGGACCAACGCGTCCCGCCGGGCGCGGTGGGCGTCGTAGGCGGCCTGCGCCTCGGTACGCCGGCCCTTAGGGACCCGGCCGCCGACGACCCCGTAGCCGTACACGGCCGCGTGCTCGGCGGCCAGCGCGGCCTGCAGGGCCTTCAGTTCTCGTACAGGCGCCCGTTCCGTCACTTCGTGCCCTCCGTCAGCAGGTACGCGTGCGCCGCCCCGGCCGCCGCGACCGAGGCCAGCAGCCGTGCCAGCTCGCCCGGCACGTCCAGCAGCGCCTTCGCGCGCCGGTCCGCGACGGACCGCTCGGCGGCGGCCAGTTCGGCGAGGGCGTCCTGCTCGGTCGCCGGTACGGCGGGCGACGGGGGAGCGGAGGGCGGAGGAGAGGGAGAGGCCTCGGACGCCTTCGGGGAAGCCCCCTGGGCGGCGACCTCGGGTACGGTGCCCCCGAACGCCTCCGTGTGCCGCGCGACCGCCGCCCGCAACGGCCCCAGCCGGCCCGCCAGCGCGGGATAGGCGGTGAGGACGGCGTCGTACCGCTCGGTCAGTCCCCGGCTGTCCCGGGCCGCACGCGCGCGTGCCCGCGTCTCGGCCGACGGGCTGCTGTCGGCGCTCTCCCCGGATCCGTCGGCACCGGCGGAGCAGCCCGCCGACAGGGCGGCCCCGGCGACCGAGACGAGCAGCGCTCTTCTGCGCGGCCCTGACGGGGTGCGCGGCGGTGGGGGGTACGGCACGGCAGACGTCCTCAGGAGCTCGTACGAACACACGGGCGGGAAGGGCGGGCCCCGCAGGTGATCACGGTACCCGCGCGCCGGCCCGCGGCCGCCCATCGGCGCCGCCCGAGCCCGCACCGGGGGCCGCGGGGCGCACGGTGGACGGCAACACACCCTGGGACCGGATACCCTTTGACCAGACACGCGACGTTCCCACAACAGCACACGCGGCCGAGGAGTCACCCGGATGAGCACCACCCAGAGCGAGAGGCTGCGAGAACTTCTGGAGCCGCTCGTCGGCTCCCAGGGCCTCGATCTCGAGGAGA encodes:
- a CDS encoding GNAT family N-acetyltransferase gives rise to the protein MDLVIGPLDLSAHVDEALAVQAVAFGLGPDEVAVRRQIVLRHMTHPGARALGASAGGNLVGFVYGMPNNRTHWWSTVVEPYLRARHCDDWLDDSFVITELHVHPRYQNRGIGRSLITTITDDAAEPRSILSAIDTDSPARGLYHSLGYQDLARQVLFPSAPKPYAVMGAPLPLRRR
- a CDS encoding proline--tRNA ligase, translating into MANAPVQRMSQLMAKTLRDDPADAEVLSHKLLVRAGYVRRTAAGLWSWLPLGKKVLANVERIVREEMDAIGAQEVLLPALLPREPYEATGRWEEYGPELFRLQDRKGGDYLLGPTHEEIFTLLVKDQASSYKDLPVILYQIQHKYRDEARPRAGILRGREFLMKDSYSFDTEDEGLAQSYALHRQAYQKVFERLGLDYRICAATAGAMGGSKSEEFLAPAGAGEDTFADCPNCDFAANTEAITYELKTVDADGVAALEEIPTPDTPTIETLAAHLGVPASATLKNLLVKVDGEIVAVGVPGDREVDLDKVEAHFAPAAVELVTAEDFVGRPELVRGYVGPQGLEKVRYIADPRVAPGTSWITGANKEHTHARNVVAGRDFEVDAYVDVVVVQEGDPCPKCGTGLKLDRAIEIGHIFQLGRKYADALKLDVLGQQGKPVRVTMGSYGIGVSRAVAALAEQTADDKGLCWPAEVAPADVHVVAAGKALQTELALEVSEKLRAAGLRVLVDDRAGVSPGVKFTDSELMGVPQILVAGRRAADGVLELKDRRTGEREELTVDEAIARLTTA
- a CDS encoding aminoglycoside phosphotransferase family protein, translated to MAFEPPPRLVRALGETAPDGDGWLEKLPEAARQAVALGESTVERVQVPGGRSSLVVLVRRPDGTPAVLKLAPPRARPESERAALVRWDGLGAVQLLEPRTAEGVLLLERLHPDVSVRSLPEAKALLEAAGALRRLWVEPGDHAFETVAERTGRQAGAMRASAAADAEVAPLVDAALAARADLLSAPPERRLLHGTFRQSKVLAGERMPWLAVGPDPVVGECAFDLARLVRDRVEDLIASPSGAATTRRRVKRLAESLDVDQERLRGWTLFRAVESGVRALRVGRPKDAELLLEFAGWL
- a CDS encoding ferritin-like domain-containing protein, producing MTERAPVRELKALQAALAAEHAAVYGYGVVGGRVPKGRRTEAQAAYDAHRARRDALVREVRDLDGTPVSAAAAYALPFPVPDPASAVRLAADLEDRVAGVYSDLVRAATGERRGTAAEALREAAVRAVRWRGESVAFPGLAERAGTA